One region of Dehalococcoidia bacterium genomic DNA includes:
- a CDS encoding tetrahydrofolate dehydrogenase/cyclohydrolase catalytic domain-containing protein has product MSARLIDGTAVSREIREDLKRRVAALRARGIDPGLAFVIVGDDPASVSYVRSKAQACNEIGMRSETFRLPDWTTEDDLLALVRGLNEDPLWHGMIVQLPLPRQIDPLKIASAIDVEKDADAAHPYNLGRLLAGMA; this is encoded by the coding sequence GTGAGCGCGCGGCTCATCGACGGTACGGCAGTCTCACGGGAGATACGCGAGGACCTGAAGCGCCGTGTCGCCGCGCTCAGGGCCCGCGGCATCGACCCCGGGCTCGCCTTCGTCATCGTCGGAGACGACCCTGCCTCCGTCTCCTATGTGCGCAGCAAAGCACAGGCGTGCAACGAGATCGGGATGCGTTCCGAGACCTTTCGGCTCCCAGACTGGACGACCGAGGACGACCTGCTCGCCCTTGTCCGCGGCCTCAACGAGGACCCCCTCTGGCACGGCATGATCGTCCAGTTGCCCCTGCCACGGCAGATCGACCCCCTCAAGATCGCTTCCGCCATCGACGTCGAGAAGGACGCGGACGCGGCCCATCCTTACAACCTCGGCCGCTTGCTCGCGGGCATGGCGG
- the acpS gene encoding holo-ACP synthase, translated as MSSFCAGIDAIELSRVQKTLARHPERFLRRVYTELEIAYCRGRLRELAVRFAAKEATMKALGTGVRGVGWRDIEVLADRRGKPLLYLHGRAAARAKEIGMGQPEVSLTHSDELALAFVVAPREGPPIDYADARAAVIERLKRRGALREDFREPT; from the coding sequence ATGTCCTCATTCTGCGCCGGGATCGACGCAATCGAACTGTCGCGAGTCCAGAAGACTCTGGCGCGTCACCCCGAGCGCTTCCTGAGGAGGGTTTACACGGAGCTCGAGATCGCCTACTGCCGGGGACGGCTGCGGGAGCTGGCCGTGCGCTTTGCCGCGAAGGAGGCGACGATGAAGGCGCTGGGGACCGGCGTGCGCGGCGTGGGCTGGCGGGACATCGAAGTGCTGGCCGACCGCCGAGGGAAACCTCTGCTCTACCTGCACGGGCGAGCCGCCGCCCGGGCGAAGGAAATCGGCATGGGGCAGCCCGAGGTCAGCCTCACTCACAGCGACGAGCTAGCGCTGGCTTTCGTCGTCGCCCCGCGGGAGGGCCCACCAATCGATTACGCCGACGCGCGCGCGGCGGTAATCGAGCGGCTCAAACGCCGCGGCGCGCTGCGCGAGGACTTTCGTGAACCGACATGA
- a CDS encoding NAD(P)H-hydrate dehydratase, whose product MTAAEMRMLEEQAAAAGKPASVLMENAGLAVANAVREHIGGARARRIVVLIGPGNNGGDGLVAARHLYEFGEDVFVYLLAPRRQPDPNLDALRGLGVEIVDAREPGAQARFDEALSRADLIIDAVLGSGRLRPLEGEIAATFERLKARRAPLFSIDLPTGVDADSGTVDPHAAGADVTFALGFSKVGIHTLPGSSYAGVVEVLDIGLEPGAGDLLSIELLTREWAQAHLPPRPASSNKGTFGRVMVVAGSRQFIGAASLCCLGALRAGAGLVTLAAIDDVRAATASRLPEVTYLPLPEDEGSIAEQAGSVIAREMGRYSALIIGPGLGQEPGTAALVRGLLALPEIASIPVVVDADALNALARWKGWEREIRCKAVLTPHPGELSRLTGESVPDLQGERLEAARRYAKAWDQTLVLKGAHTIISNETGYALVSPFATASLAAAGTGDVLAGVIAGLIAQGLQAWDAAALGVYLHGAAAEWFRGDYGESGLLASELSTGVARVAAELRRSAAESWRPGGARAE is encoded by the coding sequence GTGACAGCCGCCGAGATGCGCATGCTGGAGGAACAGGCCGCTGCCGCCGGCAAGCCTGCATCCGTCCTCATGGAGAACGCCGGCCTTGCGGTCGCGAATGCCGTCCGCGAGCACATCGGGGGCGCGAGGGCGCGCCGCATCGTCGTCCTCATCGGCCCGGGGAACAACGGCGGCGATGGACTTGTCGCCGCGCGTCACCTGTACGAGTTCGGCGAGGACGTCTTCGTATACCTGCTGGCGCCTCGACGCCAGCCCGACCCCAATCTCGATGCCCTCCGTGGCCTTGGCGTCGAGATCGTGGACGCCCGCGAGCCCGGAGCCCAGGCGCGCTTCGACGAGGCGCTGAGCCGGGCCGACCTGATCATCGACGCTGTCCTGGGCAGCGGCAGGTTGCGCCCCCTGGAGGGAGAGATCGCGGCGACGTTCGAGCGCCTGAAGGCGCGCCGGGCGCCACTCTTCTCGATTGACCTTCCTACGGGCGTGGACGCCGACTCCGGCACGGTCGACCCGCACGCCGCCGGCGCGGACGTCACTTTCGCGCTGGGCTTTTCGAAGGTCGGCATTCACACGCTCCCGGGGTCGAGCTATGCCGGCGTGGTGGAGGTCCTCGACATTGGGCTCGAGCCGGGCGCTGGCGACCTCCTGAGCATCGAGCTCCTGACGCGCGAATGGGCCCAGGCGCACCTGCCGCCCCGGCCCGCCAGCTCGAACAAGGGCACGTTCGGCCGGGTGATGGTGGTGGCCGGCTCGCGCCAGTTCATCGGCGCCGCTTCCCTGTGCTGCCTTGGCGCCCTGCGCGCCGGCGCCGGCCTCGTGACGCTGGCGGCGATTGACGACGTCCGGGCGGCGACCGCGTCGCGCCTGCCTGAGGTGACCTACCTGCCCCTTCCCGAAGATGAGGGCTCAATCGCCGAGCAGGCCGGCAGCGTCATCGCGCGCGAAATGGGGCGATACAGCGCCCTGATCATCGGGCCGGGCCTGGGTCAAGAGCCGGGGACGGCTGCCCTGGTCCGCGGCCTGCTGGCCCTGCCCGAGATCGCCAGCATTCCGGTAGTGGTCGACGCCGACGCCCTCAACGCCCTCGCGCGCTGGAAGGGCTGGGAGCGCGAGATAAGGTGCAAGGCGGTGCTAACGCCCCATCCCGGCGAGCTCTCGCGCCTGACCGGCGAGAGTGTGCCGGACCTGCAGGGTGAGCGCCTGGAGGCCGCGCGCCGCTACGCGAAGGCCTGGGACCAGACGCTGGTGCTGAAGGGCGCCCACACGATCATCTCCAACGAGACCGGCTACGCGCTGGTGAGCCCCTTCGCCACTGCTTCCCTCGCGGCGGCCGGGACCGGGGACGTGCTCGCGGGCGTCATCGCCGGCCTGATTGCCCAGGGGCTGCAGGCCTGGGACGCGGCGGCGCTGGGGGTCTATCTCCATGGCGCCGCGGCAGAGTGGTTCCGGGGCGACTACGGCGAGTCCGGCCTCCTGGCGAGCGAGCTATCGACTGGCGTCGCGCGTGTCGCGGCAGAGCTGCGGCGTTCGGCCGCGGAGTCCTGGCGGCCCGGGGGCGCGCGCGCCGAATGA
- a CDS encoding DUF5679 domain-containing protein yields the protein MQAYCLKCRTQREMKDARPVTMKNGKAATQGTCPVCGTKMYRIGKG from the coding sequence ATGCAGGCCTACTGTCTGAAGTGCCGCACTCAAAGGGAAATGAAGGACGCCAGACCGGTGACCATGAAGAACGGTAAGGCGGCCACCCAGGGCACCTGCCCCGTCTGCGGTACGAAGATGTACCGCATCGGCAAGGGTTAG